Proteins co-encoded in one Setaria viridis chromosome 9, Setaria_viridis_v4.0, whole genome shotgun sequence genomic window:
- the LOC117835037 gene encoding protein NRT1/ PTR FAMILY 8.5, producing the protein MDAQDEERPLIHHLHPQGESSEFTSDGTVDISNQPALKRSTGNWRACFFILGSEFTESVACFAIAKNLVTYLTGALRESNVDAATTVSTWIGSSFFTPLIGAFFADTFWGRYWTVLIFLSIYVTGMFILTVSAFLPLLMGSSYDLSFHRVTAYLGLYLVALGNGGIKPCVSALGADQFDATDPVERVTKGSFFNWYYWSVNIGSLLSATVLVWVQDNIGWGVGLAIPTVFMVCGFSVFVGGRKLYRYQKVGGSPLTRLFQVVVAAVRNYHLVLPEDCSALHEVATSTEGNRKIQHTSQFRFFDKAAIVAPFSGDKGPMSPWKLCTVSQVEELKMLLRMFPVWASMVLFFAVTSQMSSTFIEQGAAMDNRVGPFTVPPASLATFDIISVMVCIPIYDGVLVPLARRTTGKERGLSQLQRLGVGLALSVAGMLYAALVEARRLALARTGTPMSIMWQAPSFAVLGAGEVFTAIGILEFFYDESPDGMKSLGTALAQLAVAAGNYLNSAVLAAVSAITARGGKPGWIPDDLNEGHLDYFFWLMAALGVVNLLHFLHCSMRYRGNTNTVS; encoded by the exons ATGGATGCACAAGATGAGGAGAGGCCACTGATTCATCACCTGCACCCACAG GGTGAAAGTTCAGAATTTACTAGCGATGGGACGGTTGACATTAGCAATCAGCCTGCTCTAAAGAGGAGCACTGGAAATTGGAGAGCGTGCTTCTTTATTTTAG GTTCTGAGTTTACTGAAAGTGTGGCCTGCTTTGCGATCGCAAAAAACTTGGTCACATACCTGACGGGTGCGCTCCGAGAGAGCAACGTCGATGCTGCAACAACTGTGTCCACCTGGATTGGCTCTTCATTCTTCACACCGCTCATTGGAGCTTTCTTTGCTGACACATTCTGGGGAAGATACTGGACAGTATTGATCTTCCTCTCCATTTACGTCACC GGGATGTTCATCCTGACAGTTTCAGCCTTTCTCCCACTGCTCATGGGTTCATCCTACGACCTCAGCTTTCATCGTGTCACCGCGTACCTGGGGCTCTACCTTGTTGCCCTAGGTAACGGTGGCATCAAGCCATGTGTTTCAGCCCTCGGCGCTGATCAGTTTGATGCGACGGACCCAGTGGAGCGGGTGACAAAGGGATCATTCTTCAACTGGTACTACTGGTCTGTAAACATTGGCTCCCTGCTGTCAGCTACCGTTCTCGTCTGGGTGCAGGACAACATTGGGTGGGGAGTCGGGTTGGCGATCCCCACGGTGTTCATGGTGTGTGGGTTCTCCGTGTTCGTCGGCGGCAGGAAGCTTTACAGGTATCAGAAAGTGGGAGGGAGTCCTCTGACAAGACTCTTCCAGGTAGTTGTTGCAGCTGTGAGGAACTACCATTTGGTGTTGCCTGAGGACTGCTCTGCTCTGCATGAGGTGGCTACCTCAACAGAAGGAAATCGCAAGATTCAGCATACAAGTCAGTTCAG GTTCTTTGACAAAGCTGCCATCGTTGCACCATTCTCCGGCGACAAAGGCCCGATGAGCCCATGGAAGCTCTGCACTGTTTCTCAGGTTGAGGAGCTCAAGATGCTGCTCCGGATGTTCCCCGTGTGGGCATCCATGGTGCTCTTCTTCGCGGTCACGTCGCAGATGTCGTCCACGTTCATCGAGCAAGGCGCGGCCATGGACAACCGCGTCGGCCCGTTCACGGTGCCGCCGGCGTCCCTCGCCACCTTTGACATAATCAGCGTCATGGTCTGCATACCCATCTACGACGGCGTGCTGGTGCCGCTGGCCCGCCGCACCACCGGCAAGGAGCGCGGCCTGTCACAGCTCCAACGCCTCGGCGTCGGGCTTGCTCTGTCCGTGGCCGGCATGTTGTACGCGGCGCTGGTCGAGGCACGGAGGCTGGCCCTCGCGCGGACCGGCACGCCGATGAGCATCATGTGGCAGGCGCCGTCGTTCGCCGTACTCGGCGCGGGCGAGGTGTTCACGGCCATCGGCATCCTCGAGTTCTTCTACGACGAGTCGCCGGATGGCATGAAGAGCCTGGGAACAGCCCTAGCGCAGCTGGCCGTCGCGGCCGGCAACTACCTCAACTCAGCGGTGCTGGCCGCCGTCTCGGCCATcacggcgcgcggcgggaaGCCCGGGTGGATCCCGGACGACCTGAACGAGGGGCACCTGGACTATTTCTTCTGGTTGATGGCTGCTTTGGGCGTGGTGAACCTGCTGCATTTCTTGCATTGCTCCATGAGATACAGAGGCAACACCAACACAGTTTCATGA